CCTTCGTGGCCCTGGGCTGTGCCGTGGCGCTGTACTACCGCGTCAAGCGTCCGGACCTGTACGCCCGCCTGGGCCGGCACGCCGACAGCGACCCGATCGAAGCCGAACTCGTCGACCAGTGAGCTGAACACGGCAGCTGAGGAGGCAGCCCCTCCTGGACACTGTCCGGAGGAGCCGCCCCTCATCGAGCGGCGCCCTGCGGCTGGCGGTGGTCTCCCTAGCGGTGTCAGTGCCCGTTCGAACGCGCCTGTGCCAGCACCCAGCCGCAGACGGCCACCGCCCGGTCCTCCAAGTGCTTCAGGTCCTCAGGCGCACCGGACCAGTCGTTCCAACGCCCCGCGCCTTCCAGCAGCGTCAGGACGAGCCGGACGAGAGAGCTGGGGTCAGGGACGCCGAGCTGGACCACGACGGCCGTGAGCAGGTCCTCGTAGCAGGCGACGTGCCCCTGTGCCGTGGCCCGGGCGGCATCGGGCAGCCCACCCACCTGCGCGTCGGTTGCCACGATGAGGTCCCACAGATCGCTTTCAGGGAGGGCGAGCTGGCGGCGCAGGTGGATGCGCACGAGCGTCTCCCAGGCGTCATCGGCCGTGGTGGCGCCGGCCAGGGAGGACAAGACCGCTCGGGCGAAGCGGTGGGCGGACCAGCTCAGAGACTGGATGACCACTTCGCGTCGGCCTCCGGGGAAGTGCGCGTAGAGGCTAGGCGCCTTGACCGACATCGCCTGCCCGAGCATCCGCATGGTCACCGAGGACCATCCGTGCCGAGCCGCCAGTCCTAGGAACGTCTCCAAGATCGCCAGCTTCATCGGCGACAGGTCCGTCCAGTCGGTCCTGCTGGTGTGCGCGTCCCAGCGCTGACAGGCTTCCTGCACCGCAGTGCTCAGCGTGGATCCAGCACCGGGTCCACCCGGGAGGGACGCCCTCAGGTCGATCACGGCCGGGGCGCTCGACGGGTCGGGCACCCAGGTTGCGCCCGGGGCAGCAGCGGCGGGACCGGCCCGCCCGTTCTCGGCATGCACCTGCGTCACCATCGACCTCCTCCGCCCCGGGTCACACGACTCGGTGCACCTCTACACCAAACGGACGTTAGGTCATTTCCTCAATAGTGGCTCCGCGGGGTGATGCAGATCACCAAGGGTGGGTCGTCGGCTCACGGGTACAACCCGCGCAGACGGTGCGCCTCCGCCACCCGGCCGACGGCGAGCGCCGTGGCGGCAGCGCGCAGGCTCAAGCGGCGGTCTGCGGCGAAGCGAACCACCTGCTCCCACGCCGAGAGCATGCGTGCTTCCAGGCGCGACTCCACCTCGTCGGCGCTCCACCAGTAGGTCTGGTTCGACTGGACCCACTCGAAGTACGACACGATCACGCCACCTGCGTTGGCCAGGATGTCGGGGACGACGAGGACGCCGTGGTCGGCGAGGACTTGATCAGCCGCCGTCGTCGTGGGCCCGTTCGCACCTTCGACCACCACGCGGGCCTGCACTCGGTGGGCGTTGCCCTCGTGGATCGCCCCCTCCAGGGCCGCCGGCACCAGCAGCTCCACGTCGAGCTCGAGCAGCGCCTCGCGTTCCAGCTCGTCCGAGCCCGGGGCACCGACCACGCTGCCGGTGACGTCCAGGTGCCGAACGACCGCGGCGATGTCGAGGCCGCCGTCGTGGTGCACCGCCCCGTACTGGTCGCTCACAGCGATGACGCGCAGCCCCGCCTCGGCGAGGAAGCGTGCTGCGTCACGGCCCACCTTCCCCATGCCTTGGACCGCGACTCGAGCACCCCGTCGCGCGATGCCGGCGTGCTGCAGGGCAGCGAGCGCAATGTGGGTCACGCCGCGGCTGGTGGCGGACGCGCGTCCCAGGGACCCCCCGAGCTCCAGCGGCTTGCCGGTGACCACGCCAGGGACCGTGTACCCCGAGTTCACCGAGTAGGTATCCATGATCCAGGCCATGGTGCTCTCGTCGGTCCCCACGTCGGGGGCAGGGATGTCGCGCTCAGGGCCGATGACGGGCAGGATCTCACTGGTGTACCGCCGCGTCAGGCGTTCCAGCTCGGCGCGGGAGTGGTCACGGGGTTGGATCGCGATACCGCCTTTGGCCCCACCGTAGGGGACGTCGAGCAGCGCCGACTTCCACGTCATCCACATCGCCAGCGCACGTACCTCGTCCAGGTCCACCGTCGGGGCGTACCGCAGCCCGCCCTTGGCCGGGCCGCGGGAGAAGTTGTGCTGCACCCGGTGGCCGATGTACAGCTCCACATCGCCGTTGTCCAGCCGTAGGGGAACGCTAACGGTCACTTCCCGCCGCGGGTGTGCCAGCAGCCGGTAAGTGCCCTCGGACAGACCCAGGTGCGACACGGCCTCGGCAAGCTGTCGGCGTGCGTCCTCCAGCGGAGCGGCACGCACCGGCGCGGGGGGCGTCCTGAGGATGTTGGTGTCAGTGCTCACGGTCAGGTCCTTCTGCGGTCGGTCGTGGTCGTTGGGTGGCGGGGCTGGCTTCCGCATCGGGAGACGGTGCGGGGTCGAGCATCGACGCCAGGTGACTACTGCCACGGAGTGCGTCGATCTGGCTTACCTGCATGGCGCAGCTGAAACCGTCGGTGAGTACTGGTGCCTCGGCTGCGCTGGACAGGGCCGGCGCGATCGAGTGTGCGGCCACCTGCATGGACGTGTCGAAGTGCTCGGCCTCGAACCCGAAGTTCCCGGCGACACCGCAGCAGGAGGAGGAGGTGGTCACGTCCGCGACCCCCCACGTCGCCAGGACCCGGCGCTGGGCTTCGGAGCCGAAGACGGCGTGCTCGTGGCAGTGCACCTGCAGCACGGCACGCTGCGGCGGTGTCGCGCTCGGTCGCCAGCCTCGGGCCAGTGCCTCGTCCACGGCGGTGGCGAAGGACCGCACGCGGGCGGCCACCCGCTGCGCGGCCTCGCCCCCGACGAGCTTGGGCGCCTCATCACGGATCGTGGCCGCGCAGCTGGGCTCGAGCACCACGATGGGACGGTCGGTTCCGTCGTCGAAGCGTTCGACCAGCCGCCGCAACCGGCGCCTGGCGCCGTCGCGCTGCCCCGTGGAGATCCAGGTCAGTCCGCAGCAGGCCTCGGGGGTGCATCCCACGGACGCTCCCGTCTCCTCCAGGACCCTGGCCGCAGCGGGGATGACTTCTGGACGGAAGGCGCGGGTGAAGCTGTCGGCGAAGACGAGCACCTCGGCGTGGTCGTTGAAGTCGGCTTCGCGGAGGTGCCGCCGCCTCACTCGGGCGGGGACGAAGGCGGGTAGGCGGCGCCGGGAGCTGATGCCCAGCCGCTCCCCCAGCCGGCGTGCCAGGGGCACCCGTGCCCCGACGTTGGCCAGCGGCGCAATCTGGGTCAACAGCGGCAGCCACCGCGGGAGCCAGCCGATCGTGTAGTGCGTGAAGGGTCGCAGCCGGCCGCGGTAGTGCTCATCGATCAATTGCGACTTCGCCTCGGCGATGTCCACGCCGGTCGGGCAGTCGCTCGAGCACGCCTTGCAGGACAGACACAGATCGAGCGCCTCCCGCACTTGTGGCGTCGACCACCCGCCCAGGTTGCTCCCCTGGGTGCGAGTCAGCTCCTGCAGGACGCGTGCCCTGCCCCGGGTGGAGTCCTTCTCATCCTTCGTGGCCCGGTAGCTGGGGCACATGAACCCGCCGGAGGTGGCTCGGCACCGTCCTACCCCGATGCAGGCGTGGCTACTGCCTGCGAACGCGGCCGCCGACAGCTCGCCGCGAACGGGCAGCTCAGATCCCACCTCGACGATCTTGCCGCCCAGCTGCCCTGAGCTTCCTGCACCTCGGGGGTGGTCGGCCTCGGGCAGTCCGTGCAGCGCCAGGTCGGCCGAGAAGGAGACCGGGTCGACGATGATGCCGGGGTTCAGCGTGCCTTGCGGGTCCCAGAGCCGCTTGAACTCTCCGAACAGGTCGATCACCTCAGGCGAGTACATGATGTCCAGCAACTGGCTGCGTGCCCGCCCGTCACCGTGCTCACCGGACAACGAGCCTCCGTGCGCCACGACCAGCGCGGCGGCCCGCTGGGTGAACTGCTCGAACGTTGCGCGGCCGGCTTGGCTGCGCAGGTCGAAGTCGAGTCGCATGTGCACGCAACCAGCTCCGAAGTGACCGTAGGTGAAGGCGGTGTACCCGTGCTCGCTTACGAGGGTGAGCAGCGCGGCGAGGTAGTCGGCCAGTCGCTCGGGAGCCACCGCCGAGTCCTCCCAGCCGGGCCAGGTCTGTACCCCGTCCACGCGGCGTGAGGACAGTCCTGCTCCGTCCTCGCGCACGCGCCACAGTTTGGCCCGCTCTTGAGGGGCGGTGACGATCGTGTGGTCGAGGACGCGGCCATCGCGGCGCAGCACTTCCAGCAGGCGCTCGCACTCGGCCGCAGCCACGGCGATGGTGTCGGCCGAGAACTCGACCATGAGGTACGCATTGCCTCGCGGCAGGGAGTCGACGCTGTCCGCACCGCGCCGGTGTCGCATGATCTCCACGATCGAGGAGTCCAGCCCCTCGATCGCCGTGGGGCTGGTCGCGAGGATGGACATCACGTCCCGTGCCGACTCGACGGTGTCTTCGTAGCCGAGGCACAGCAGCGCGGTCGTGCGGGGTCTGGGTACGAGAGCGACGCGGGCACGGACGAGCACCGCGCACGTGCCCTCGCTACCGGCGAGGGCGCGTGCGAGGTGGAAGCCGTTCTCCGGCAGCAGCTCGCCCAGGTGGTACCCGGACACCTGGCGCGGGATGGTCTGCAGTTCCTGTCGGATCGTCGCGAGGTTGTCGCGCGCCAGCTGCCGCAGGTCGGTCTCCAGTTGGGCTGCTCGCTGGACCGAGGTGACGTCGGACGGGTCGACGGCGCGGATCGTGCCGCGACCCGCGCGCAGGTGGGCGCCGTCGGCGGTCACGAGCTCGACTTCGAGGACGTGCTGGGTCATCCGGCCGTAGGCCACCGAGTGGTTGCCGCAAGCGTCGTTGCCGATCGAGCCGCCGATCGTCGCTCGGGACAGGGACGACGGGTCGGGCGCGAAGGTCGACTTGCCGCCTGATACCTGTTCGACGGCGTTGCGCAGCTCTCCGAGTACGACTCCGGCGTCTACCCAGACCGTCTGCGTCTCGGCGTCGACCTCGTCCGTGGTCGTCATCCACCGGGACAGGTCGAGCACGACGCCTTCGCCCACGGCGTTGCCAGCCATCGAGGTACCACCCCCGCGGGCGACCACGGGTACGCCGGTGTCTGCACATGCCCGGACCACCTCGCGCACCTCCTCCACGGTGCGCGGGAATGCCACCGCCGCCGGGCTGACCCGGTAGTTCGAAGCATCGTAGGAGTACTCCCAGAGCCGTCGGGAGGAATCGTCGACCTCGATGCTCCGAAGTCTCAGCGCCTCGACGAGCCCGCCGAGGTCAGCTGCGGTTCCAGTGGTGATCGGCATCTCGTGCTCTCCATTCCGGTGGACCGCCGACAGCCTACGAACGGCGATCACCGGTTGGCTGTCCCACATCGACACGTCCGCCGGGCAGCGACCGCGCGGTCGCTGCCCGGAGGTCGGTGACGGCGCTACCCGGCGAAGTTCGCCGCGTTGTCCTTGGTGATCAGCTCGAACGGCAGCGTGTACCGGTCCTCGACCTCCTGCCCCTTGAGGAACTGCGTGGCCACGTCCACCGCCTTCTCTCCTTGTCCTTGCGAATCCTGGCGGATCGTAGCCGTCATGGCACCGCCCTGGATGGCCTCCACGGCAGCCGGCGTCCCATCCACTCCGACGACGGCCTTGAACTCGGACGTGCGACCGGCGTCGGTGACAGCCGAGGCGGCGCCGATCGCCATCTCGTCGTTGTTGGCGACGAGGGCGACGATCTCGCCGGCACCGAATCGCTGCAGGACGTCCTCCATGTTGCGCTTGGCGTCGTCCCGGCTGCCCTTGGCCTGGAATTCGGCGACGACCTTGATGTCCGGGTCGATCTTTTCCTCGAACCCCTTCTTGCGTCGATCGGTCCAGGACGCGCCGTAGGTGCCGGCGGCGAAGACGATGTCTCCCCCATCGGGCAGGGCTTGGTTGAGGTAGTCAGCTTGCATCTGGCCGGCGAGCGTGTCGTCGACGCCGATGTAGCTCTCGTAGTCGACGGCGGCTCCTTCGGCGAACTCCGTCGACAAGATGAACAGCGGGATGCCCGCCTCGGTGACGCGCTGCGCGGCGGTCTGGCTCGCTTCGCCGTCCAGTGGCTGCAGGATGATGGCGTCGACCTGCCGTGTGATCAGGTCTTCGACCTGGTTGAGCTCACTGCCGACGTCTTTCTTGGAGTCGGTGACGTCCAGCGCCACACCCTGGGTCGAGGCTTCCTGCTCCATGGCCTTGGTCATCAGGGCCAGGTCGGGGTCCTGCAGGTCCAGTACGACGACACCGACGGTGTAGGAGCCTTCGGTCCCGCTCTGAGTGCTCGCCGCTGAGCACCCAGACAGCGTCAGAGCTCCGATCGCCAGCACCGCGGCAGCCGCGGAGCGGCTTCGCTTCGTCTCCATGGTCGTTCCTCCAGTCGTAGCTCAGTAGTTGCGCTTCGGTGCCTCAGTGCTTCAGTGCTTCGGTGCCTCGTCGTTCGGGTGATCGGACGGTCCGGGCGATTCAGGCCGAACGGTCAGTCGGACTTCCACCGGTTGAGCAGGACGGCGAGGACGAGGATCACTCCCTGTACCCCTTGCTGGTAGTACGAGGACACGCCCAGCAGGTTCATCCCGTTCATCACCACGCCCAGGAGCAGAACACCCAAGACGGTGCCGCGGATGGTCCCGACTCCACCGAACAGGCTCGTGCCGCCGATGACCACTGCGGCGATCACCTGCAGCTCATAACCCGTACCGGCGACCGGAGCTGCACCGTTGAGCCGAGCGGTCAGCACCAACCCGCCGAGCGCAGCCATCAGCCCGCCGATGAGGTAGACGGTGAACAGTACGCGGCGGACCGCGATGCCGACCTTCTTCGCAGACTCCTCGTTGCCTCCGACGGCGTAGACGTGTGATCCGAACTTGGTTCGGCTCAGCACGAACTCGCAGATCAACGCTGCGAGCAGGAACATCAGGACCGGGACGGGGACCGGCCCGATGAATCCCGAGCCGAGCCACTCGGCCGGTTCGCTGAGGCCGGAGACGACTTGTCCGTCAGTGATGACCAGTGCGCCGGTGCGGGCGATGGCCATCGTGGCCAGGGTCGCGAGGAAGGGCAGGATCTTGCCCCAGACCACCAGGGCCGAGCTGAGGAAGCCGACCAGCAGACCAACTGCGGCTCCGGCCAGCAGAGGCAGGACGAAAGCCGTGCCTGAAGCTGGGGCGAGCAGGGCGTAGACGAGGCCGGCCAATCCGACGACCGACCCCACCGAGAGGTCGATACCAGATGTGATCATGATGAAGGTCATGCCCAGCGCGACGACGCCAATGATCGACGACTGGCGTACGACGTTGATCATGTTGTTCAGCGACAGGAAGTTGGGCGCGGCGATGGTGAGGGCGATGACGATCAACGCGAAGAAGACGAGGATCCCGTAGTCGCCGACGAAGCGCTTGACCCTGGTGGACCTGGCGGAGTCGTCCAGCTTGGCTTTGCCCAAAAACAGCGGAAGTCGTTCCAAAGTCGATGTCACGAGAGGTTCCCGAGGGTCGATCCGGTCGTGGTTGCGGACGTGCTGCCGATCTTGCGACGGTGTTCAGCAGCGTCGATGCCCGAATCGAGGTGATCTTCGATCGTCCCGTGCGAGATGAGCTGCGCCACCTGGGTCTCCGTCACCTCGCCAGTCCTGAAACGGCCGACGACCTGCCCTTGGCGCATCACCGCGAAGCGGTCGGCGACGGCGAAGGCCTCGTCGAGGCGGTGGGTGATGATGATGACGGCGATACCCAGGTCCTTGAGGCGCTGGGTGACTTCGATGAGCTTGTCCACCTTCGCCACGGACAGGTTCGCCGTCGGCTCATCCATGATGATGAGCCGCGCATCGAAGGCCAGGGCGCGTCCGATGGCCACAGCCTGCCGCTGACCGCCGGAAAGTCGTCGCACTTTCAGCCGCGGATTGATGGGAATATCGAGGCGCTCCAGGACGCGGTTCGTCTCGTGCTCCATCTTCTTGCGGTCGATGACGCTCAGGAAAGGGCCCAGTAGCTTCTTCTGCGGTTCACGGCCGAGGAAGACGTTGGTGCGGACGTCTAGATTGTCCGCCAGGGCGAAATCCTGGTAGACCATCTCGATCCCTTTGCTCCGGGAGGCCGAAGGTGTCGGGAAGTGGGTCGAGGTCCCGTCGAGTTCGATGCATCCGTCGTCGGGCTGGTGGACGCCGGTGAGGATCTTCATGAGCGTGGACTTGCCGGCGGCGTTGTCGCCCAGCAGGGCGAACGTCTCGCCCGGGAGAACGTCGATGCTGACCCCGCGCAAGGCGGTCACCGCGCCGAACGTCTTGTGGATGTCGCGCAGCGCGACGAGGGGTCGGGTGGCAGGTGGAGCGTCGGTCATGGCATCCTCGTGATCGATAGATTCCCGGCCTAGCAACGCACTGGTGCGGAGATCACCGTCCCGGTGGGCAACACCTGATACTGCAGAGCATTGCGGGAGCGTCACCGTCGACTGCGAACCCGGTCACCAGTTCGATGCGTTCGAGTGTGACCACCGCGAAAGAAGGCCGGGTGTGCCAGTTCTGCACACTTCGCGTCCTGGGGCAGGTAGATCCACCGTCCGGTGCCGACAGGTCACTGCCACGTTTCACGGACGTTGCGAGGACGTTTCGATGAGCCGTCAGCGTGCCGCCTGCACAGGCTGGCTCGTGGTGATCCGCAGCGGTGCTGGTCGGTCGTGTGCGAGGATCGTGCGGCACTCCATCGTCCTAGGGGTACTGACCACTGAGGTCGGTGACGCGCGAAGCAGGTGGTCGCCGGCCGAGGGCGGTGTGGTGCCGGTGGTGGTTGCAGAGGTGCAGCCAGGTCGGCAAGGCGCGGCGACGGGCGGCCTCGGAGGAGTAGGGGCGGTCGCGGGCCCACTCGGTGGCCAGGGTCCGGTGGGAGCGCTCGATCGTGCCGTTGTTCTGTGACCGATGCGGCCGGGTCTGCTTGTGGACGGTGCCCGTTGCGGCCAACGCGGCGGCGAAGTCGCCGAGCGGTCGTTGGCGCCGTTGTCCATTCGGCAGCAGGCGGTGGTGATGCCGCACCCGGTGAACCAGGCGTTGGCCTGGGCCCGGATCGTGGCCGTGGTGGAGCCCTCCTCGTCGGGAAGGACCTCGGTGAAGGCTAGGAGGTGGAGGTCGTCCACGACGGTTCGCGTTGCCGCGGCCATGAAATCGCCAGCCGCCGCCGCCAGTGGTGACGCTGAGCCCTTTCACGTCGATGTGCACCAGATGTCCTGCGGTGGCGTGCTCGTAGCGTCGGACTTCGCGGCGGATGCGCTGACGGTCGCTCAGACCGACGTCGCACAACCTGGGCAGGTCCTCCCGGGCGATGCCGACGGCGACGGTCGAGACGGGCAAGCCCAGCTCGGGTCCGATGCGGACTGGTCCTCAAGCGCGGGTGGTGCGCAGGTGCACCACTTTGTTCCCGCCGCCTGCGGGGTCCGCGTCGGACTGCGGTGCGGTCAAGAGGACCGCCCGACCAGCCCGGGTTCTTCACGACGGCCGGCAGCGCCCAGCTCAAGCAGGCGCTCGGTGCAGCGGGCGGCGGTGGGTCAGGAGACCGGGGGGTCTCCCGCTCGGGAGGGCGAAGCGTTCGGCAGCCCGACGGATGGGCCAGCGTTCACCGATGATGAGCTGAGTCAACTCGAGTCTCCCGACGGGGGCCAAGGCGGCGTTGCGATGGGGCACGAGGACCTCCGAGTGGCATGCGTGGGGTCGCCCTCAGCAGCTCCACACTGCCGTCGGAAGTCCTCCCTCCGCTCGGACTGGGCCAGTCCGGGCGTGTCGCCAACGTCCATGGTCAGGACAACCAGGTCACTGGCGGAGTGGGTCTACCAGCGCGGACCCGCCTCAAGGCATCACCAGCAGCCCGACGGCCCCCACCTACGGCGCCGGCGGTCCGCGACGGAAGCCGCCTCAAGCTCCCTCAACCGCCGGCCCCGAAGGGACGCCCCTCGTACGAGGTCGTCTTTAGTGACAGCGCAGGAGAAGCGGCAGGGCGAGGTGACCGCCTCGACCAGCTGTGGAGCCGCCCGGAGACGGTCGTCCAGGGAGAGTTGCTGCCGGTGACGACGACCGCCGGTCGAGCGCCTCGCGCGCCGCGACAGACGGCTGCCCACCCGCTTGGCGTCCGCGCCGCTGCGGGAGCGCTCCGGTCAACCCCCACCGAGCCACCGCGCCGGTGAGTGCCCGCACCCGATGAGGCGACGCTCCGACCCCCGGCGCGAGGAGCTCCGGAGGCTCAGTGACCGGTTGAGGCCGGCGCCGTGGCTCCTAGACGGCGCAGGTCGACGACGTCCTGCAACGGCTGGCCAGCCTTCCAGCGACGCAGGTTGTCCACGAACCGGTCCACGACACGGCCACGCCAGCCCACCAGGTCGCCCGAAGCGTGCGGCGACACCAGGACGTTGGAGCGGCTCCAGAAGGGATGCTCGGGGGGCAGTGGTTCCTGTTCGAAGACATCGAGCGCCGCACCACCGAGGTGGCGGCCGTCGATCGCGGCCAGCAGGTCGTCCGCCACCACGACGGCCCCCCGACCGACGTTGACCAGCCGAGCACCCGAACGCATCAGCCCCAGCTTGCGGGCGTCGAACAGCCCTCGTGTCTCCTCGGTCAACGGCAGCGTCAGAACGACGTCGTCAGCCAGCGGGAGCAGGTCGTCGAGGTCGGTGATGGCTCGGACCCCACCGAGCTCAGCGTCCTCGCGAGCGCTGCGTCCGACCACGGTGACGTCCATGCCGGCCGCCCGCAACAGCAGGACAGTCTCGCGCCCCACCGGACCGGGACCGGCGACCAGGACGCGGCGACCCTGGATCGCTTCGGTCTCCCGATGCTGCCAACTGTGTCGGGACTGCAGCTCGATGGTGCGACGCAGGTCCTTGGTGAACAGCAGGAGCACGCCGAGGATCCACTCGGCGATGGGACGCTCGCAGACCCCGCGGGTGTTGCTGGCCACGATGTCGCTGTCGATGATCGATGCGGTCAACAGCGGGTCCATCCCGATGCTGGAGGTGTGGATCCAGCGCAGTCGACCAGGCCCCACCTCCCGCAACAAGGTGCTGCGGAAGTCGTTGAGGAAGAGGATCTCCGCGTCCTCCTGGGCCGCTCGCAGCTCCCCGGACGTGCGCACGACGGTGAGGTCCGCTTCGGCCTCGGCCGCAGCCAGTGGAGGCACCACCCCGTCGCGGGGGACAACGACGATCGCCTTGGGTCGGGACATCCTCGCACCGTCGCCCACTGCCGCTTCGACCGCCTCGGTCTTCCCCAGGTCCGCGCCGCTCACCAGCCCCCCTGCCATCCGCTCGTCAGGCCGTGAGGCAGTCGCTGCGGCTCCTCGTCCGGCAGCTTCTGCAGGAAGTCGAAGTCGCAGCCCTCATCGGCTTGGGTGACGTGGTCGACGAAGAGCTTGCCGTAGCCGCGACGGTACTTCGGCGCCGGTGGGACGGCTTCGGCCAGTCGACGCTCGATCTCATCCTGAGGCACTTCCAAGTCCAGTCGCTGCTCCTGCACGTCGAGCAGGATGTGATCGCCGTCGCGCACGGCCGCCAGCGGACCCCCGACGGCCGCCTCCGGCGACACGTGCAAGATCGTCGTGCCGAAGGCGGTTCCGCTCATGCGGGCGTCGGAAATTCGTACGATGTCGCGTACGCCCTTGCGCAGCAGACGTTCGGGGATCGGCAGCATGCCCCACTCGGGCATGCCGGGGGCACCGGTCGGGCCGCTGTTGCGCAGCACGAGCACCGAGTCCTCAGTGATCTCCAGGTCGGGGTCGTCGATGCGGCGCCCGAGGTCGTAGATGTCCTCGAAGACGACTGCGGGGCCACGGTGCTTCAGCAGCTCGGGCGAGGCCGCACTGCGCTTGATGACTGCGCCCTTGGGAGCCAAGGAACCACGGACGACAGCGATGCCGCCTGAGGTGTCGAACGGTTCGGACAGCGTACTGATGACATCACCGTCGGGTGCGGGCGCGTTGCGGTACCCATCCGACAGGCTCTCGCCCGTCACGGTGATCGCACCAGCGTGCAGCAGCGGGTCGAGTTCCTTGAGCACGGCCGAGATGCCGCCGGCGTTGAACAGCTGTGCGATGAGGTGCTCACCCGACGGCCGGACGTTGGCGATGCGCGGTGTGCGCTGGGAGATCTCGTGGAACCTGTCGAGCTGCAGTTCGTAGCCGACGCGACGGGCCAGCGCGAGCAGGTGGATGACCGCGTTGGTCGATCCGCCGACGGCCATGAGGAGGGTGATGGCGTTGTCGAAGGCCTGCTCGGTGAGGACGTCGCTCGGTCTGGGCCCTCCGGACAGCGCCATCTCCACCGCACGCCGGCCGGTGGCTTCAGCGGCGGAGGCTCGGCGCGCGTGGACGGCGGGGATCGAGGCAGTGCCGGGCAAGCACATGCCCAGCGCCTCGACGATCGAGGTCATGGTCGAGGCGGTACCCATCTCGCTGCAGTGTCCCGCAGTCGGCTTGGCGCTCGCCTCGAGCTCGTTGAAGTCGTCCTGGGTGATCGTGCCCGCCCGCAACTCGTCGGCGTACTTCCAGGTGTCCGTCCCGACACCCAGCTGCTTGCCGCGGAAGTAGGCCGGCTCCTGCGGGCCGCCGGTCAGCATGATGGTCGGAACATCCGCGCTGGCCGCACCCATGAGTTGGGCCGGTACCGTCTTGTCGCAGCCGCCGAGCAGGACGATGGCGTCGAGTGGGTACGCCCGGATCGACTCCTCCACGTCCATCGCCATGAGGTTGCGGAACTGCATCGCGGAGGGCTTCATCAAGCTCTCGCCGAGCGAGATGGTCGGGAACTCCAACGGCAGGCCACCGGCCATCAACACACCGCGCTTTACCGCGTCGGCGAGCATCTTGAAGTGGATGTTGCAGTTCACCAGCTCCGACCAGGAGTTGGCGATGCCGACGACGGGCCGGTCCTTGATGGCGAACTTCGAGAAGCCCTCCGCCTGGATCGCAGTCCGGTGGATGAACCCCGTGAGGTCGTGCGGCCCGAACCACCGCGCGCTGCGGAGGTCGCTGGGCTGTTGCTCGGACATGCCTTCGTGCTCCTTGTACCGATCCGTCCACCACGCGGCGCGCAATGGGTGAGTGTCAAGTCAGGCGGCGGAGGTGCCACCATCCAGGGCCATGGAGGTGCCCGTCGCGAACGTGCCGTCGACGGCCAGGAACCAGATGGCCCGGGCGACCTCCTCCGGTGAGGCCAGCCGGTTCAGTGGGACGGTCGCCTCCTTCTCGCG
This Kineococcus aurantiacus DNA region includes the following protein-coding sequences:
- a CDS encoding ATP-binding cassette domain-containing protein, yielding MTDAPPATRPLVALRDIHKTFGAVTALRGVSIDVLPGETFALLGDNAAGKSTLMKILTGVHQPDDGCIELDGTSTHFPTPSASRSKGIEMVYQDFALADNLDVRTNVFLGREPQKKLLGPFLSVIDRKKMEHETNRVLERLDIPINPRLKVRRLSGGQRQAVAIGRALAFDARLIIMDEPTANLSVAKVDKLIEVTQRLKDLGIAVIIITHRLDEAFAVADRFAVMRQGQVVGRFRTGEVTETQVAQLISHGTIEDHLDSGIDAAEHRRKIGSTSATTTGSTLGNLS
- a CDS encoding NAD(P)-dependent oxidoreductase, which codes for MSGADLGKTEAVEAAVGDGARMSRPKAIVVVPRDGVVPPLAAAEAEADLTVVRTSGELRAAQEDAEILFLNDFRSTLLREVGPGRLRWIHTSSIGMDPLLTASIIDSDIVASNTRGVCERPIAEWILGVLLLFTKDLRRTIELQSRHSWQHRETEAIQGRRVLVAGPGPVGRETVLLLRAAGMDVTVVGRSAREDAELGGVRAITDLDDLLPLADDVVLTLPLTEETRGLFDARKLGLMRSGARLVNVGRGAVVVADDLLAAIDGRHLGGAALDVFEQEPLPPEHPFWSRSNVLVSPHASGDLVGWRGRVVDRFVDNLRRWKAGQPLQDVVDLRRLGATAPASTGH
- a CDS encoding IlvD/Edd family dehydratase, with the translated sequence MSEQQPSDLRSARWFGPHDLTGFIHRTAIQAEGFSKFAIKDRPVVGIANSWSELVNCNIHFKMLADAVKRGVLMAGGLPLEFPTISLGESLMKPSAMQFRNLMAMDVEESIRAYPLDAIVLLGGCDKTVPAQLMGAASADVPTIMLTGGPQEPAYFRGKQLGVGTDTWKYADELRAGTITQDDFNELEASAKPTAGHCSEMGTASTMTSIVEALGMCLPGTASIPAVHARRASAAEATGRRAVEMALSGGPRPSDVLTEQAFDNAITLLMAVGGSTNAVIHLLALARRVGYELQLDRFHEISQRTPRIANVRPSGEHLIAQLFNAGGISAVLKELDPLLHAGAITVTGESLSDGYRNAPAPDGDVISTLSEPFDTSGGIAVVRGSLAPKGAVIKRSAASPELLKHRGPAVVFEDIYDLGRRIDDPDLEITEDSVLVLRNSGPTGAPGMPEWGMLPIPERLLRKGVRDIVRISDARMSGTAFGTTILHVSPEAAVGGPLAAVRDGDHILLDVQEQRLDLEVPQDEIERRLAEAVPPAPKYRRGYGKLFVDHVTQADEGCDFDFLQKLPDEEPQRLPHGLTSGWQGGW